The nucleotide window AATTGttttaaagcaatagttcggaattttggacataggacctcatttccaactcagtctgggtgatataggtcggtgaagaccatttccagtgaatttctgcccttcctatgacttgcagcgttcatctcgtgctaatctggtgccaagataacgcaagtcaacggggtcgcccggggcggcatcttgtatggggcggcacgagcgcttaaccctatgagcccgactgacgcaaagtgcgtcaaaaaacactcatgggggcgctcgtggaggatctcgcctggggagtaattcagtctagaaccgccactgagcctgccactgaaaacactacacagaacacccgaaacaaatacattttaacgtcagactatcgatgcacatgcctagtgttgatagaaccatgttagaagtaaaacgaaccttgcatcgcattgcaatagcctactttgttccctgtatggcagtggcggattgatattgggaaactagtccctcaaaatgtaataaatcattgagttgcaaggttagttttatttctaaaattattctatcaacacggacatgtatatcgatagtccgacgatttaattgacttgtctcgggtgtgcggtggagtgagtaagactgttgttgatgtcagactgatgttaccgtagaaatgtgttagctcaaaaccagcgttagcaaagggggacgctgcaactgaaggaaggggctaaacgcgataaacacggtctccaccgacctatatcacctcggtaaagttggaaatgaggtcctatgtccaaaattccgaactattcctttaagtctGCCATAATGGAAGGTTTTCAAGCATGAATTGCCCTTTTAAGGTCATGCCACCACAGCATCTCAATCAGCCCAGACTTTGACTAGGCcaatcttaaagcaacactaaagcacttttcctctgtcgtacacgctatttgtttatccagtaaataacagacaaggtagaatactgtatgttgcacgattttatgaaagtatgatgtattgcgacatcgaagcaagtcaaatttgtagtttctgatgtcttatttcatcaaactacagtacagatacactaccccacctcatCAAGTTACGTAGTGCGGTTATAGCAGATAGAGGGCCGTTCACCCTGGTACATGTTGATGAACCActcaaatgattttggaaacattattttaaagaggaactatgcaggattggcgatttcatctctggtttcgttttcgtttttcgttttcgctcgttttatgcttgcattttctctgcagagcttccccgacagctttagcgtgtatattcatacatgtataggctatatttaaatatataaattgcaagcgtggttcttcgtctcagacttccagatgttaACAAGGatcgatcgtctcctgcagaaagttgcatagggtctctttaaggtacgaaaaactctttagtgttgctttaaactggTTGCCCAGGCCCTGCAGCAGTAAAGCAGCCCCAGACCATCACACTACCACTGAGGATGAAGGAGGAGGCCGCACACTCTTGTCCTGATGCCACTTTTAATTTTTAACGACGTTTTTCGGCAAAAAGCCTTTGTCAAGTTTCGGCAAACGGGTGATTCAGATATGATGCTAACCTGCGGACCATCATACTGATCTTacactgacctacagtatgtgtgaacgACATACCGTCCATTGCAGAATCTCTGAGTGGTCGAGTGAGGGGCGGGGACTAGCAGGGGGTAGGATGTGACCTAGGGCCCAAGTTCGCAAGAGGCGGGATTTGACACAGAATATAAGTGCCCGCCATCACAGGGCTGGTAGTAGTACTGCTTTTGTTTTACCACAGACAGCATGGAGGGGGAATACACGGCGACAATCATGTCGAAAGTTGCTGCTACAATGCAGGATGTCATCCGTTGCGTCCACAACATCCGCAAcatcgatgaaagattggagcgtgacCTACAGGCAATTCGAGCACATTACGACAATGAACGTCGTCGTGAGCGAATCCGTGccaggagaaagagagctgcACTGCTTCTATGGTTTGCCCAGAGTCAACAGCAGGCGGAAATGCGGAGGATGAAGAGACGGAGACGAAGACGGACCCAGAGGTCCTACATGCGCCGCAGGCGGGTAGCGCAGAGCGCATCAGAGAGTCCATCATAACCGTCACGCCGCAGGAATGATCATGAACAATCCACGTCTGAGGAGCGGCTTACACGCCCGAAAcatcacgttttttttttttttaattaaaaaaaaattgggagCAAAATTCTGGTTGCAGCGGACTTCTCTCTTGACTTAGTACTTGGCTTTTTGTCCTGCACCCCTTTTTTAATtggatgtgtgcatgctttGATTGCAATTTCATGAAAAATCCATGGACAATTCAAGTTTAGCTATCAATAATGTAACACTTTGATGCTTCATCTAGCTTGGGATAAATGTAGATTTTTTCTGCATTTATCCGTGGAAACGGGGGCTGGAAGGCAGGAACGTTTGGTCACCCTACAGGCATACTGTTGTGCCAActgttgtaaataaataaaattacattttacgTACACCTGCAGTTGTGAACTCTTTTATGTGCTATATATTGCATGACGTGACCTGTAAACAAGCCCGAATGCACACGGAGCGCACATGTAGGCTAAAGAAAAGCACGTTGCCTATTGTTGGTATTACAAACATGACGGTGAAATGgttcattacctccgccaagtaGGTTACGTCTCCATAGGGGTTTGTTTGCTTGATTGttggtctgtttgttagcaagataactcaaaaggttatggatggattttcgattacattttcagggaaggtctgaacaCACCCAAGGAAGATTAAATTTTgagagtgatctgtatcaccgtctggatccaggttatgtttttgcttggcggagaggtctgcgctctccaagtgcttttctagtttttataTAGTTTATTTTCCCAAAAGCATCCCTTCTCCCCATCCCATTCCCTCCCCCAATGGCAAAGGCCTTTTGTGGGATACGCACCTGCTAAGTACAGCCCATCAAATGTGTGCCTTGCATGTAGGTCTATAGGCTATTTGCAGCAGGTGCCTTTTGTGGGATACGCACCTGCTAACTACAGCCCATCAGGTGTGTGCTTGGAATGGAGGTTCCTATACaccagtgtttctcaaacttttcacaatgagtaccacctcagagaacaattgactctccaagtaccaccattatgaccagcattaaaagaCAGTATAGCGTAAGCCAacttaaatatattttacattgcacatactgttttgcattgttttgttttgttttttactttCAAGGAAGACAaaaatagtttaaatgtaacaatttttcattaggcctatatatatttttacatcGTTTGAAGTGATTACTTTGTCCTCATGAACTAAAACATCTCCCAGAGTTCAACAGAGAGTTTGCATACTGCTATAGACTATTCCACTGAATGGCTGTCTAAATGATAAACAGCCATTCACATGCTTTTTGTGTCCTGCAAACTGGTTGAATACTGCAGGTGTTAAATATGCTCAAATACTGAACTGTAGGCCTATCACATTTAGAACAAAGTCGGAATGTCCAAAAtgtgtttcattttcatttgatcTTGTTAATTTTCATTTCGACGTCCTGTGACCAGCCTTATGGCAACTaatattttctttgttttatttggttAAACCACATTCATTCTCACCAACCATGTTGTCTAACACAATTTATTGAATACAGATAAATCAcaagtttttttatttttttattttaaatacgtTTTAAAAAGTGCACATTTTAAAGTGACAAAAAAATTGCATTGTGATGTTAAGATTCAACAGGGTTGACAGTAATCATACCTGGGTGTGTCTAGTGATGTTGAATTTTGTAACTATGGGGGCAGTTACtttttcagattcagattcagattctgAAGACTTTATTAGGCCCCGCCTTAGTTTCACGTACTGGCACATGATACCGACCTGACTGCATGCTAACCAATCCATGACTTGACACATGATTTGGTTGGCACAATATTTTCTCTGCTTTCTGAGCTACCCGTGTTTTCCGGAGAGAACAGAGATCTTCTAGCTGGGTACCAGTGATTTTTGAGCATATCTTAACAATGCTCaagctctttttgtctttcacagaTAGTCCATTAAACCAacatatgaaagaaaatgttaaTAGACTCTCAATGAAGGCTTGATAGAATGTGCATATAATTTGTTTACAGACACCAAAAGAGTTAATCTTCCTCATTATATATTCTTTAATTTGCTCGCTTAATTACGCTATCTGTATTCTCACTGAATTTAAGTTGCGGGTCAAACACTGTACCTAAGCACTTATGTGTTTGGACTATCTGAACATCTTTATTATGTATCAGGCTCGGTTTCGGGTCCTCCCTGTGCTTCCTAAAGTCTATGATGAGCTCTTTAGTTTTAGACACATTTAGGTCGAGGAAGCGGTCATCGCACCATCCGACAAACTCCGTAAGGGCTCTGCCATGGTCAGATTGACCACCCTGGAGAAGAGACAACAGGGCCGAGTTGTCTGAAAACTTCCCCAAGAAGCTGTTCTCCCAAGATGACCTGCTGTTGTCAGTGTATAATATGAAAAGCAGGGGGGACAGCACGCAGCCCTGGGGAGAGCCTGTGTTGGATACCAAGACAGAGGACATGTTTCCATTTACATAGACCTGCTGCCTTCTATTTGTTCAACTAGTAGTAGGATCTGCTTGGGTGGCTTAAAATATGAGGCTAGTCGTTCAATTAGAATGTGGGGCTGCATTTTGTAAAAAGCTGAACTGAAGTCAGCAAATAAAAGTCTTTTTTCACAGAGGGCCAGGTAGGGTTCGATAActcaataaattaaataataattttaaaacaACATTTTGTGTTTACTCGGGTTATCTTCGTCTAATATTAGAATTAGCTTGATTATCTGAAACATTTTATTGAAACAAATATGCAAAAATAGAAGAAATCAGAAAGGGGGGGGGTGCTACACATCACTGTACACTACTACCATcacactaataataataataataataataataataacttataCTTTTATAGTGCCTTTCATGGTACCCAAGGTCGCTTGACTAAAATCCTTAGCAGGAGGATCCGCGATGGCCGGATCATTACCTCCACGACCGAAGTCATCACTTCCCATTCAATTCAACAGTAGGCCGTGAGCAACAGGCAAGATGCAAGATATTGCATGAGAAATCACCGCTTTATTCAATGGCCAATAGTTTAAGCAATGCTGTCTCCTTCACTCCAACTCTGCTTTGCCAACAATTAGGCATGctctgcagcagcagtagcagcaacgtccctctttccctctcttgctgagaagcaaacattcacaaaatgcacttaaaggagccacaccactttaaaaaaaagggtcTCTAGAGTAGGGTCATGTGGGatcatgttttgtttgtgtttttctgttgggaaacaaaaaatggaaaaaagttcgcacacttgaaatccttcttttttacttttattttctctagcACAGATatacgtttcgaccgtgtggtcttcttcttcagttatctgaagaagaccacacggtcgaaacgtatATCTGTgctagagaaaataaaagtaagaaagaaggatttcaagtgtgcgaacttttttccatttttatgatttacccttgttctgcaccttgacctgggatgtgcacatacTTTTCCACAATAACTGACTGTTGGGAAACAAACCTTATACTACCACCAATTCTTTACTGGAGCGTTCCTGGGCTGGATTTGGCTGGCCTGCGGCTGCCGCTGCCACTGATTAtgaggtgtgatgatgatgataagcaCTCACCTCTATGGCTTTCAGGGCCTGTTCCACAGTCTCAAACTCCACAAAGGCGAATCCTATAGGCTGCCCTGTGGACTTGCACCGGGGGATGCTGATGTACACAATGCTACCGCAATGGCTGAACACACGCTCTATCCAGCTGTTGGCCAGAAGTTCCTGAGGAAGATTAAACGGTCACACacggattgattgattgattttatcTGACCACAATAATTTAAGAGATGATACAGCAGTGCACCATACAGTAAGACAAAAACAGTCAGTCATAACAACACAACAAGTGATAAGAAAACAAAGCCCTACTGTATAAGGCTAATTTCCATTGTACTCCcagaggagggggaaggggcGAGTATGGATAGGAGCAGGTttcaccctcccctctctttagTCTCTTAAGAGTGCTAGACTGAACTTGTAACTGTTACTGAGGCACACTGAGGGGACACTGCGCTGAAAACACATCTGAACAATAACTTCTACAAAGTGTGGCCTTTACTCCCTTCACattaccaatcctcagtacattcatgcacatcttatctatagtattttactgtcatgttgatgtgttgatttgctttgtattttcctgtttacattgtattgtatgttgtgtgtggtgtcttaagctgctgggaccttgaatctatctatctatccatccatccatccatccatccatccatccatccatccatccatccatccatccaccatcACACAATCAGACAGGTGGACTAGAACGTTTTTACAGTGATGGTAACACgtcccctccaaaagtattggaacacatgctaaagttgacaataaaatcatcttttggataatgcttaatgaataatgtatcaaataatatgttttccttaaaacacaggggtcataagtattggaacacctatgttaaccctgtgtgttaaaattcccatcgAGGCTagcagatttgtatttgttttatctaaatgccagttatttcatgtatccaggacactatTCTGAtaaaagtccccttggcctttggaattaaaataaccccacataaTCACATACCCTGGCCTTccccataccaagagattggcatggttttatttcagttagcctatttgctggtttcattctcattgagcatTGAGACGTtcactaaagcctaccttacactgatggACTTCGACAAGAGATTGGAACTTGAAAGAttgtcttttaactaatgcccctcgtTCAAGCTTTACTAAAAATACTAAAATCTTTAAAGAATCTATCCCATATCTTGTCAATGTCTGTCAGTGTGAGGTAGGCTTAAGTATACTACTTAACAACcggctctttcactctctctgtaaAGCCAGCAGAAAGTTAGAAGGATGGTGACTGGTGACGAGTAGGCTAACTCAGTGACACACAAATGGTCTTGCACATATTACTTCATGTTACCAGGAAGACGTATTTCACCTTCACGAAACTTCAGTATCGCATGAGTACGTTTGTAATCAATATTAAACTTTAACGTTCACGAATATCAGTATCACGATTCCGCAAAGCAAACAAACGCCATGCGTTGTTACATCTGGGGTCCTTCGTCGTGATAATGCATTTTGCTGTTATACCTTTGTCGTAATTCCCTTGCGTTTCTGTAATTTAAATATGGATACATATTACACGAAGAGCTGTTGTGATATACTACgtgttgtgttttttatttattggtgCAATTTGACCGCAAATTACATTTTTATTAACATTACAGGCTGGAAAGCCGGCTGTCGCTTATTGACAACGTCAGAGGGTAGCGCGAAAGTTTAAGAAAGGGGCGGCGTGAAGATAGTCACCACAATGCACCTCGTTTGCGATCCGCCAATAAAAACCGACGAAAAAGCGGAAGGCACTCACCACGAGCCCCGGATTCAGGCGCACATCACGAAGAACAGCCTTTGCTCTACAGCGCACGAGGTGTACAGCAGCAACATGTCTGACGATGGAAAACTGTTCGTCGGCGGGCTTAGCTTCGAGACAACGGAGCAAACCCTTGAAGAAGCTTTCTCTCAGTACGGGAATATCTCAAACGTTCACGTAGCCAGAGATCGGGAAACTAGTAAACCGCGAGGCTTTGGCTTCGTCACATTTGAAAACCCGGACGATGCGAAAGACGCCTTGGAGGGGATGAATGGACAGTCTGTCGACGGCAGAACGATCCGCGTGGACAGGGCCGGAAAgcctggcggtggtggtggcggcggctaccgtggcggcggaggcggcggcggatACCGTGGCGGTCGTGGAAGAGGAGGATACGGAGGCGGTGGTGGATACCAAAGCGGCGGTGGAGGATATGGAGGCGGCGGTGATCGTGGATACGGTGGCGGTGGAGATCGTAGCTACAGCagaggcggtggcggcggctaCAGCCGGAGTGGGGGCTACAACtcgggaggaggaggcggcggcggcggctactGAGATCGACACATCACAAAGATGCTCACCGCGAGAAAACCCAAATTGGTCAAgttctctcttgttttcttgGCGATTTGCAAATCGCGTTTTCCTATGTTGAATTTTACTTACTTAAAAGACAGTTAGATCAAGTTAAAAGCAAATCTGCCTCGTTGTTGGCATATCACACAGTCTCATTTGCAGCCAATTCTTGGTCCTTCATCCAGTAAAATCAGACAGCCTCGTTTGTGAACCAAAAAAACGAATTAATCTTTTTGTAAAATTTTTGCTTTGTCATAGTGGATGGTGACTTCCTGCTTTCTTTTGGGCCCAACCAATCCGAACAGTTTTTGTTCCGTTGTAGTTTTTTTGAAAGAACAGAGACGTGTCTGCCACACAGGCATCCTTACGACCAAACTAAATTGTCACTGTCTTATTTTGGCTGAAACGCCGCATTTAATAGGGTCCATGCAGTTTTTCATGAAGCGCTTGCCAAACCAGAAAAAGAAGTATTTGTGTGAGGTGACGTAACGTAACgcggggtgggggaggggcacGATCCAGTTTccaaagcatggcttcctttcAGACTGGTGAACTGCCCTGCTACTACTGGACCAGAATCGGCCCGCTACTGGCCCAGCCTCAGCTCAGCCCCTCCAGGGCTCACTACCCCCCTCTTCAGTCATTCTGAGGTATCAGAGACTCCTGCTCCTCCGAGCCTACAgtttctcttgctcttttttttatttttatttttttgtattgtttttttccacTGTAAACTATGGACTTGAAACAAACTGTTAGGCTAAAGGAAACCAGAACAGCAACAAACGTAAacgaaaaaaaaagtaatcacTGTCGGGGAGAACCTGTTCAAACCTGTTCACACGTGCTGATATATCCTCCCTTCGCATAGAGGGGAGAGAACGTTACTctgtgccctcctctctctctctctctctgtaccaaCTCTTATTTGACATTCCTCAGTTCCTTTGTTGTTggttcttatgtgtgtgtgttttcatttttggCTTCATGAAGCCCAATTAAACGATGGATTTGTTGAAAAAAAAGAGCGTTGACTGACCTTAACCTTAATTTGAAGAACTAATAGTATAAAGAAGTCTATGGAAGTGTAACTCGTGTTCTGTAGGTTCCTACGGTATTGCCTTTTATCTTCTAGACTGTTCACCAAAACAAGAGTGTTTGTAGTACCAAAATACTACAGCACTACTTCAAGATGGTTGTTCGGGGTATTGGTAGACCTAATTCCTTATTGGAGTAAGCTGCTACCATTTTGTCCGTCTTTGTGGCAAGTGCTGCACACCAGACATGTTCATAAGTTTCAGTGTTGCACTTCACAGCGAACATGCTCTAAGTTGCCGTGTTACACGTGTTTCACAGCAAACGAGGCCAGTAAGTAGGCTAGCGGTGTTTGAAACAATATAGCTTCGTTTTCacaataggctaggctacactgGCTTAAGCTAAGCTAGGCTACTTGGTTGCAAACAACACTGGTCTCAtacaggctaggctaggctacaccgTGGGCTAGGCTAGTTGCAAACGCGCACACGAACAGTTGCGGACATTGGACGCATAGTTCAACATAATGTGCATTTAAGGCGGGATATGCTCAACGTGAAAGGAAAGGCAGaacacaatgttacaaaattgcGATCAGTTATCAAGAAATTCCCCACAAACATGGGTATGAAGTAGGCCTTCATAACAATGAAATCATAAGTCATGAGAATATAGACGTGACGTTTGCAATTAGCAAAACATTTAGGGCTATAGGATATAGATTATAGGATTTCTACTGGTAATCCTCTACTAAGTTGCAGCCCTCAGAATGGTTTAATAAAGGTAGGCTTAGATAGGCCTAAAATGGATGCCTAATTACATTACTGTGTTGTGGCCTAATCAGGGATAAGCAAAAATACACTCGAATgtattaaacaaataaataaactgtccttaatttaaatttaaatgtaaatCTACAAAATACAGTAGCATAAATAAACTTAAACTAGACAATACAGCAGTTCTCATCAtgttgcctataggcctattgtaggCTATTTTGAAAATAGGTCCAGCCTAGGCTACTCGAAATACAAAACTAGGGAGCATGAAACCTCTTCATAAACCTGCATTAGTCAGCTCCTCTATCTCAAACTATTCCTAAAAGTCTAGTAAGGCTACATAGATAATTCCACTACAGTTCCACAGTTCAAAAGTTCTACCCAAAACAGGCAACTTAATTTTGGGTGCGTAAATTATCATGGGATTGAatgagagggtgtgagagaggcagtctaatttgcgtgcgtgcgtgtgtgtgtatgtgcatgtcagGGATCTCTCTCAGGGAACTTGATGGCTTTGAGCACAGCCACAACCACATTTGTTGAAAAGTCTGCCATTTGTTGTCTAATAAACCTGTTGATCAATCCAAAATAAATACTCTACAAGAGCAGAGAATGGGATGATAATTTTATTATCCCATCAAAAGGTGCTCAACTAGGGATACTATTCCAAAGTCACCAAGTCTaaccacagacaggcagagtgcTTTTTTTTGGCATCACACCACACCTTTCAATGAATCTGGATCTGAAGTGAGTTGTGAAACTGCTGAAACTATGACAAATAGGACCAGATTGAAGTTGGAGCTGTATGAGTTTTGGGCTAAATCGGGTCAAAATTGTACAGTGTCTGCTTGGCATAATTGAGCACCAATCAGAGTTGGATCATGGTTTTGTGGCACACATCTCACAAGAaatattttgcagtattttaaaatgcaaaaaatattttgatacaaaataggAAGTCATTTTCCTCAACATACAAATGATTGAATATTTAGAATTtgcaatatatattttaatctATCAGAAATGATGGGGAGGCCTAAGTTATAAATTAACATGACATGTTTTAACCCGTCATCATTTTGTGTAAGAAATGCATAATATGCTTTGATTGATGCAGCATTCAGTCTTTATTTCAACAGAAATCTGAAACAAAGCACTTAAAACACACTTGTGGGGAAT belongs to Sardina pilchardus chromosome 16, fSarPil1.1, whole genome shotgun sequence and includes:
- the LOC134059474 gene encoding cold-inducible RNA-binding protein-like, with the protein product MSDDGKLFVGGLSFETTEQTLEEAFSQYGNISNVHVARDRETSKPRGFGFVTFENPDDAKDALEGMNGQSVDGRTIRVDRAGKPGGGGGGGYRGGGGGGGYRGGRGRGGYGGGGGYQSGGGGYGGGGDRGYGGGGDRSYSRGGGGGYSRSGGYNSGGGGGGGGY